The following coding sequences lie in one Capnocytophaga stomatis genomic window:
- a CDS encoding GH92 family glycosyl hydrolase, which yields MQLSKFSLFAFLLAFQLSFSQKTPADYVNPFIGTSNFGATHPGAIAPRGMLSISPFNVSFDTKGIENPLEKDSRWLSNPYVNENKFLTGFTHVNMSGVGCPELGVIIAMPTTGKLETNHLKYGSTYKDEQASAGYYSTHIDKYNVKTEMTASMRAGVSRYHFPKGESNVLINLGLGLTNEQGAMLKIISPTEVQGVRMVGSFCYNSPELAYPVYFVAKLSKPADSYGVWHKPEKYDGVEAEWMLYNGKTRLKEGFTREVVGDSIGAYFRYKFDKDEVVEMKVGVSYVSIENARENLEKEIGNKSFAEVYEQTKNEWNKQFHVALEGGTDDQKTIFYTGLYHALIHPHIFNDVNGDYPESSTNKIGKSNERYTVFSLWDTYRNYHQLMTLLYPEQQLGMVRTMLDIYDESGWLPKWELNSTETFTMVGDPASIVLADTYLRGLTDFNVEKAYEAMLKGANTLKNNPIRLGVEEYWNLGYLSVDGGVAGPVSTTQEYNIADFAIAQLAKKLGKKKDFERFSKQSLSYRKLFDKQTKLLRPRHADGKWYAPFNPESGANFEKNVGYIEGNAWQYVYMVTHDVKGMMQMMGGAKAFEKQLDYIFDKGQYDMANEPDIAYPYLYNYIKGSEWKTQKRVHDLIEQYFQNKPAGLPGNEDTGVMSAWLIYGMMGFYPVSPGEPIYTFTSPKFSKITLALDKKYYPNGELTIESNASPENIYIKRIFIDEKPYNSYFITHEQLKKAKKIRFELTNNR from the coding sequence ATGCAATTATCCAAATTTAGCTTATTTGCTTTTCTTTTAGCTTTTCAGCTATCATTTTCGCAAAAAACTCCCGCGGATTATGTAAATCCGTTTATTGGCACGTCAAATTTTGGAGCTACACACCCGGGTGCCATTGCTCCGCGTGGGATGCTTAGTATTTCGCCTTTTAATGTGTCTTTCGATACCAAAGGAATTGAAAATCCGCTTGAGAAGGATAGTCGTTGGTTATCAAATCCTTATGTAAATGAAAATAAATTTTTGACAGGATTTACACACGTGAATATGAGCGGTGTAGGTTGTCCTGAATTGGGAGTTATCATCGCAATGCCAACCACCGGAAAGTTGGAAACAAATCACTTGAAATACGGTTCAACTTATAAAGACGAACAGGCTTCGGCAGGATATTACAGCACGCACATCGATAAATACAACGTCAAAACCGAAATGACAGCTTCAATGAGAGCCGGAGTGAGCCGTTATCATTTTCCGAAAGGAGAATCTAACGTGTTGATAAATTTAGGTTTAGGGCTTACGAATGAGCAAGGAGCGATGCTAAAAATCATTTCGCCAACCGAAGTACAAGGTGTACGAATGGTGGGTTCTTTCTGTTATAATAGTCCGGAATTGGCGTATCCTGTGTACTTTGTTGCAAAATTATCAAAACCGGCAGATTCGTACGGAGTTTGGCATAAACCTGAAAAATACGACGGAGTGGAAGCCGAATGGATGCTTTACAACGGAAAAACACGATTGAAAGAAGGCTTTACAAGAGAGGTAGTCGGTGACAGTATTGGAGCATATTTCCGATATAAATTCGATAAAGATGAGGTTGTGGAAATGAAAGTCGGGGTTTCATACGTGAGTATTGAAAATGCACGAGAAAATTTGGAGAAAGAAATTGGTAATAAGTCATTTGCAGAAGTTTACGAGCAAACTAAAAATGAATGGAATAAACAATTTCACGTAGCTCTGGAAGGTGGAACTGACGACCAAAAAACTATTTTTTACACAGGATTGTATCACGCACTTATTCATCCGCATATTTTTAACGATGTAAATGGTGACTATCCTGAAAGTTCTACCAATAAAATAGGAAAATCAAATGAGCGATACACGGTTTTTTCACTTTGGGATACATACCGAAATTATCATCAGCTAATGACTTTGCTTTACCCTGAGCAACAGCTTGGTATGGTTAGGACGATGCTGGATATCTATGATGAAAGCGGCTGGCTTCCGAAGTGGGAACTTAATTCTACCGAAACTTTCACAATGGTGGGCGACCCGGCAAGTATTGTGCTGGCAGACACGTATTTACGAGGGCTTACTGATTTTAATGTAGAGAAAGCTTACGAGGCGATGCTTAAAGGTGCTAACACGTTGAAAAATAATCCGATACGTTTGGGAGTAGAAGAATACTGGAATTTAGGTTATTTGAGCGTAGATGGAGGGGTGGCAGGACCTGTTTCCACTACGCAAGAATATAACATTGCTGATTTTGCAATCGCTCAGTTGGCAAAAAAACTTGGCAAAAAGAAAGATTTTGAACGATTTAGCAAACAATCGCTCTCATACCGAAAGTTATTTGATAAGCAAACCAAGTTATTGCGTCCACGTCACGCAGATGGAAAGTGGTATGCTCCTTTCAATCCTGAAAGTGGTGCTAATTTTGAGAAAAATGTGGGATATATCGAAGGAAATGCGTGGCAATATGTGTATATGGTGACTCACGATGTAAAAGGAATGATGCAAATGATGGGAGGAGCGAAAGCCTTTGAAAAACAGTTGGATTACATTTTTGATAAAGGACAGTATGATATGGCAAATGAGCCTGATATTGCGTATCCGTACCTTTATAATTATATAAAAGGAAGCGAGTGGAAAACACAAAAACGCGTACACGATTTGATTGAACAATATTTCCAAAATAAACCAGCAGGCTTGCCAGGGAATGAAGATACAGGTGTAATGTCGGCTTGGCTTATTTACGGAATGATGGGCTTCTATCCCGTAAGTCCAGGTGAGCCTATTTATACGTTTACTTCGCCAAAATTTAGTAAAATCACACTTGCTTTGGATAAAAAATACTATCCGAATGGCGAACTTACCATCGAATCGAACGCATCACCTGAAAATATTTATATTAAACGTATTTTTATAGACGAAAAACCTTATAATTCATACTTTATAACTCACGAACAGCTCAAAAAAGCTAAAAAAATACGTTTTGAACTAACAAATAATAGATAA
- a CDS encoding outer membrane beta-barrel protein codes for MKEKWLKDIQKQMTDYQTDEPDGLWEGIQAKMSQKNKKHRRAVLFLWTKRFAAAAAVLAFVLTLNHYFNSEKELSNSVITNISEEVKNIDKKLPTSPTENDKKEVLTDEITNSNELESVASSSKTKRKVSSEKEAVDEFFIAIKEDKTDNQPETKTRKDTWAVISQPKEHQEKIVSSEELPLEEVAEVDNQKILRNRMSFGIFTSGGMGSSLSNKPELTSEFTAVNADTEEMMWKDSPLLGTLAFSNGETMQTEAKHRLPIRTGILFAYKFSNRFALESGLTYTRLVSDLQEGSDTYYFTSEQKLHFVGLPLNLKYQVLSWKGFELYSAVGMLAEKNVSGTLNKTHFFDGVMQQNENENIKIDPLQWSANASVGFQYNFSSLIGVYAEPSISYYFSNNTPIKTIYQDRPFNFHLNFGLRFSFGK; via the coding sequence ATGAAAGAAAAATGGTTAAAAGACATACAAAAACAAATGACTGACTATCAAACCGATGAACCCGATGGTTTGTGGGAAGGCATTCAGGCGAAAATGTCACAAAAAAACAAAAAACACCGACGAGCCGTTTTGTTCCTATGGACGAAGCGTTTCGCAGCCGCAGCCGCCGTGTTAGCCTTTGTTTTGACGCTAAATCATTATTTCAACAGCGAAAAAGAATTATCAAATTCTGTTATAACAAATATTTCGGAAGAAGTTAAAAATATTGACAAAAAATTGCCAACTTCCCCAACTGAAAACGATAAAAAAGAAGTACTTACTGATGAAATTACAAATTCAAACGAGTTGGAAAGTGTTGCTTCTTCTTCCAAAACAAAAAGAAAAGTTTCGTCTGAAAAGGAAGCTGTTGATGAGTTTTTCATCGCCATAAAAGAAGACAAAACCGACAATCAGCCTGAAACAAAAACACGAAAAGATACTTGGGCTGTAATATCGCAACCCAAAGAACATCAGGAGAAAATAGTATCCAGCGAGGAACTTCCGTTAGAAGAAGTTGCAGAGGTTGATAATCAGAAAATTTTACGGAATCGGATGTCTTTCGGGATTTTTACCTCTGGCGGAATGGGCTCATCTTTAAGCAATAAACCCGAACTTACAAGCGAATTTACCGCTGTAAACGCCGACACGGAAGAAATGATGTGGAAAGACAGTCCGCTACTGGGAACGCTTGCTTTCAGCAATGGCGAAACGATGCAAACCGAAGCCAAACACCGATTGCCTATTCGCACAGGGATTTTGTTCGCTTACAAGTTCAGCAATCGTTTTGCTTTGGAAAGTGGTTTGACTTATACGCGTTTAGTTTCCGATTTACAAGAAGGAAGTGATACTTATTATTTCACCAGTGAGCAGAAGCTCCATTTCGTAGGATTGCCACTTAATCTGAAATATCAAGTGCTTTCTTGGAAAGGTTTTGAATTGTATTCCGCTGTGGGAATGCTTGCCGAAAAAAATGTATCAGGAACGCTTAACAAAACACATTTCTTTGACGGAGTTATGCAACAAAATGAGAACGAAAACATTAAAATAGACCCTTTGCAATGGTCAGCCAATGCATCGGTTGGTTTCCAATATAACTTTTCATCATTGATTGGTGTTTATGCCGAACCCAGTATAAGTTATTATTTCAGCAATAACACACCAATAAAAACTATTTATCAAGACAGACCGTTTAATTTTCACTTGAATTTCGGTTTACGATTTTCTTTCGGAAAATAA
- a CDS encoding RNA polymerase sigma factor produces MTSNDNDNEQMLLLEIQKGSEQAMREIYCKYVRYLTAVCSRYLQDEEDVKDVLQEGFLKIFSSVSSFEYRGVGSLKGWMTKIIVNETLKFMKRNSQAMFVELKQEKMDAIDEEPDTSGIPSDVIHQMIRELPDGYRTIFNLYVIEEKSHKEIAALLNIKENSSASQFHRAKLLLADKIKQYRTLNSVSL; encoded by the coding sequence ATGACATCAAACGATAACGATAATGAACAAATGCTTCTACTTGAAATACAAAAAGGTAGTGAGCAGGCGATGAGGGAGATATACTGCAAATACGTCAGATATCTTACCGCTGTTTGTTCTCGTTATTTACAAGATGAAGAAGATGTTAAAGATGTGCTTCAAGAAGGATTTCTGAAAATATTTTCGTCCGTGAGTTCATTTGAATATCGTGGTGTTGGTTCGCTCAAAGGTTGGATGACCAAAATTATCGTTAATGAAACGCTCAAATTTATGAAACGAAACAGCCAAGCAATGTTCGTTGAACTCAAACAAGAAAAAATGGACGCTATTGACGAAGAACCTGATACTTCGGGCATTCCATCTGATGTTATTCATCAAATGATTCGAGAGTTGCCCGACGGCTATCGTACCATTTTCAACCTTTATGTGATTGAAGAAAAAAGCCACAAAGAAATTGCAGCGTTGTTAAACATCAAGGAAAACTCCTCTGCATCTCAATTTCACAGAGCCAAACTTTTATTGGCTGACAAAATTAAACAATACCGAACCCTTAATTCTGTTTCGTTATGA
- a CDS encoding NADPH-dependent FMN reductase, which yields MKVIAFGASTSKNSINQKLAEFTAKQISNDVEIINLRDYEMPLFSVDKEKEDGIPSKASDLLEKWQSADVIVISFAEHNGAYTAAFKNTFDWVTRIKQKCFADKKLFLLATSPGARGGKSVLEIALARMPFHGGEIIGSFSLPNFEENFSEENGITTPEFKNIFEQEIKKVKQSI from the coding sequence ATGAAAGTAATAGCTTTTGGTGCAAGCACCAGCAAAAATTCCATCAATCAAAAATTGGCAGAATTTACAGCCAAACAAATTTCAAATGATGTAGAAATCATCAATTTACGCGATTATGAAATGCCTTTGTTCTCCGTGGATAAAGAAAAGGAAGATGGAATCCCCTCAAAGGCTTCGGATTTGTTAGAAAAATGGCAATCTGCCGACGTAATCGTGATTTCCTTTGCAGAACACAACGGAGCATACACTGCGGCTTTCAAAAATACTTTTGATTGGGTAACCCGCATCAAACAAAAATGCTTTGCAGACAAAAAACTTTTCCTTTTGGCGACATCCCCAGGAGCGAGAGGCGGAAAATCCGTTTTGGAAATTGCCTTAGCCAGAATGCCTTTCCACGGAGGTGAAATCATAGGAAGTTTCTCTTTACCCAATTTCGAAGAGAATTTTTCGGAAGAAAACGGAATTACAACCCCAGAATTTAAAAATATTTTTGAGCAGGAAATCAAAAAAGTAAAACAATCTATATAA
- the dinB gene encoding DNA polymerase IV, which produces MESLENTHLRKIIHVDMDAFYASVEQLDFPELRGKPIAVGGERERGVVAAASYEARKFGVRSAISGMQARRLCSELIFVRPRFERYREVSMQIRSIFYEYTDLVEPLSLDEAYLDVTQNKKNNPSATLIAKEIRQRIFETTGLTASAGISVNKFIAKIASDVNKPNGQKTVTISEIQDFLDVLDIKKFYGIGKVTAEKMYLKGIFTGKDLREKSLEFLEVHFGNNGLYFYELARGIHRSEVKPYRIPKSLGTEHTYSKNITSEVYVEEKLVSIAEELSQRMQRKKLAGKTVTLKIKYSDFSVNTRSKTLNQFIDNKEDILSCVKELLYQQPLEDSVRLLGISLSNFDNKKEEKEERIKPKYIQLELQFPDNYLFI; this is translated from the coding sequence ATGGAAAGCCTCGAAAATACTCATTTACGGAAGATTATCCACGTGGATATGGATGCATTTTATGCTTCTGTGGAGCAATTGGATTTTCCCGAACTTCGAGGCAAGCCCATTGCAGTGGGAGGCGAACGCGAACGAGGCGTTGTGGCGGCAGCCAGTTATGAGGCTCGGAAATTTGGTGTGCGAAGTGCCATCAGCGGGATGCAAGCAAGGCGATTATGCTCTGAATTGATTTTTGTTCGTCCGCGATTTGAACGATACCGAGAAGTATCAATGCAAATTCGTTCTATTTTCTACGAATATACTGATTTAGTGGAACCTTTGTCGTTAGATGAAGCCTATTTGGATGTAACCCAGAACAAGAAAAATAATCCGTCAGCCACATTAATTGCGAAGGAAATTCGTCAACGTATTTTTGAAACTACGGGGCTTACGGCTTCCGCAGGAATTTCCGTGAATAAATTTATTGCAAAAATAGCCAGCGATGTTAATAAACCTAACGGGCAAAAAACGGTTACTATCAGCGAGATACAAGATTTTTTAGATGTACTTGACATCAAAAAGTTTTACGGAATCGGAAAAGTTACCGCCGAGAAAATGTATCTGAAAGGGATTTTTACCGGAAAAGATTTGCGGGAAAAATCACTCGAATTTTTGGAAGTACATTTTGGTAATAACGGACTCTATTTCTATGAATTAGCACGTGGTATTCACCGAAGCGAAGTAAAACCTTATCGAATTCCGAAATCATTAGGTACAGAACATACGTATTCAAAAAATATCACCAGCGAAGTGTATGTTGAAGAAAAGTTAGTTTCCATAGCTGAGGAACTTAGCCAGCGGATGCAACGTAAAAAATTAGCAGGAAAAACAGTCACTTTGAAGATAAAATACAGCGATTTTTCAGTAAATACACGAAGTAAAACGCTTAATCAATTTATTGATAATAAGGAAGATATATTAAGTTGCGTAAAAGAATTACTTTATCAACAACCGTTGGAGGATTCCGTGCGTTTGCTCGGAATCTCATTATCAAATTTTGATAATAAAAAGGAAGAAAAAGAGGAAAGAATTAAGCCGAAATACATTCAGTTGGAATTACAATTTCCTGATAATTATCTTTTTATCTGA
- a CDS encoding NigD1/NigD2 family lipoprotein — protein sequence MNKIKFSKYVLGLFAAVLSLQSCLKDDNIIDTLRPTAVVTVRPQSDGSFFLQLDDVTRLNPTNMKKSPFKDKEVRALVNYTKEKTDTKQKIENVHINWIDSIRTKKPVPDLGAENDAKYGNDPIEIVRDWLTVAEDGYLTLRVRTQWSRANVKHSINLLTGANSENPYEVELRHDAKGDVGGPMGEALIAFNLNELPRKDAQKVKLKLKWKSFNGEKSAEFDLQLRPNNP from the coding sequence ATGAACAAGATTAAATTTTCAAAGTATGTTTTGGGGCTTTTCGCGGCTGTTCTTTCCTTGCAGTCTTGCCTCAAAGATGATAACATTATTGATACGCTACGCCCTACTGCCGTAGTAACCGTACGACCACAGTCTGACGGAAGTTTTTTCCTTCAACTGGATGATGTTACCCGATTGAATCCTACCAATATGAAAAAATCTCCTTTTAAAGATAAAGAGGTGCGAGCATTGGTAAATTACACAAAAGAAAAAACTGACACAAAACAGAAAATTGAAAATGTGCACATCAATTGGATAGACAGCATCAGAACCAAAAAACCTGTGCCTGATTTAGGAGCAGAAAACGATGCCAAATACGGAAACGACCCTATCGAAATTGTGAGAGATTGGCTAACAGTTGCCGAAGATGGTTACCTAACCTTACGAGTTCGCACACAATGGAGCCGAGCAAATGTGAAGCACAGCATCAATTTACTTACTGGTGCCAATTCTGAGAATCCGTATGAGGTGGAGTTACGACACGATGCCAAAGGTGACGTTGGCGGACCTATGGGAGAAGCTCTTATCGCATTTAATTTGAATGAATTACCTCGAAAAGATGCACAAAAAGTGAAACTAAAACTCAAATGGAAATCATTCAATGGCGAAAAATCTGCTGAATTTGATTTGCAGCTTCGTCCTAATAATCCTTAA
- the hemL gene encoding glutamate-1-semialdehyde 2,1-aminomutase gives MLYKRSSELFAQAKKVLPGGVNSPVRAFNAVGGEPIFIKEAQGAYLIDEDGRKLIDYIASWGPLILGHAYPPVIDAVTNRAKKGTSFGIPTEIEIKIAELAVAMVPNIDKIRFVNSGTEACMSAIRLARGYTNRDKIIKFVGCYHGHSDSFLIEAGSGATTFGNPNSPGVTQGTAKDTLSAKYNDIESVKTLFEANKNQIAGVIIEPIAGNMGCVPPKKGFMEALRKLCTENGTLLIFDEVMTGFRLAKGGAQEVLGIQADIVTFGKVIGGGLPVGAFAARNEIMRFLAPEGPVYQAGTLSGNPLAMSAGLAMLTELNNNPQVFESLAKKTAYLHEGFDKVLSKTDIPYQINRFGSMISLHFNENPVVDFESSAKGDLERFKKYFHGMLAEGIYLPPSAFESYFLNDALTYEDLDATIKALEKIIADGRLN, from the coding sequence ATGTTATATAAAAGGAGTAGTGAGCTTTTTGCTCAAGCAAAAAAAGTATTACCAGGAGGGGTTAACTCCCCTGTTCGGGCATTTAATGCGGTAGGAGGCGAACCTATTTTCATCAAAGAAGCACAAGGAGCCTACCTAATTGATGAAGATGGACGCAAACTCATTGACTATATCGCATCGTGGGGTCCTCTTATTTTAGGACACGCGTATCCACCTGTTATTGATGCAGTTACAAATCGTGCAAAAAAAGGAACTTCTTTTGGAATCCCTACTGAAATTGAAATCAAAATTGCCGAACTGGCAGTAGCAATGGTGCCAAATATTGATAAAATTCGCTTTGTAAATAGCGGAACAGAAGCTTGTATGAGTGCTATACGCTTGGCAAGAGGATACACCAATCGAGATAAAATCATTAAGTTCGTCGGTTGTTATCACGGGCATTCCGACTCGTTCCTTATCGAAGCGGGAAGCGGAGCCACTACCTTCGGAAATCCCAACAGTCCGGGAGTTACGCAAGGGACAGCAAAAGACACACTTTCAGCAAAATACAATGATATTGAATCGGTTAAAACTCTTTTTGAAGCTAATAAAAATCAGATTGCGGGAGTTATTATCGAACCAATTGCAGGAAATATGGGTTGCGTTCCTCCCAAAAAAGGATTTATGGAAGCCTTGAGAAAACTTTGTACGGAAAACGGAACGTTACTCATTTTTGATGAAGTAATGACCGGTTTCCGATTGGCTAAAGGAGGTGCTCAAGAAGTACTTGGTATTCAAGCAGATATTGTAACTTTCGGAAAAGTAATCGGGGGCGGACTTCCTGTAGGTGCTTTTGCAGCTCGCAATGAAATTATGCGTTTTCTTGCTCCGGAAGGACCTGTATATCAAGCAGGAACGTTAAGCGGAAATCCATTGGCGATGAGTGCCGGATTGGCTATGCTTACCGAACTTAATAACAATCCGCAAGTTTTTGAAAGCCTTGCTAAAAAAACGGCTTATTTGCACGAAGGATTTGATAAAGTGCTTTCCAAAACAGATATTCCATATCAGATAAATCGCTTTGGTTCAATGATTTCACTGCATTTTAACGAAAATCCTGTGGTTGATTTTGAATCTTCAGCTAAAGGCGATTTGGAACGATTTAAAAAATACTTCCACGGAATGCTTGCCGAAGGTATATACTTGCCTCCGAGTGCCTTCGAAAGCTATTTCTTGAACGATGCTTTAACATATGAGGATTTGGACGCAACTATTAAAGCTCTTGAAAAAATTATTGCTGACGGACGCTTGAATTAA
- a CDS encoding SusC/RagA family TonB-linked outer membrane protein, protein MKEKLIWTVSLFFLALQFAFAQDKTITGTVKDVSGVPLPGVTVMVKGSARGVSTDFDGNYSIKAKNGDILHFLGIGLKSVDKAVSASTSKIDVTMEEEAEQLEEVVVTAMGVSRDEKSLGYATQKVEGDRLSKAGQQNAISALSGNVAGVQVTASSSMGGSTRITIRGVGSVTGDNRPLIVVDGIPMNNSNYNNERNLGSDLGGRDYGDASADINPDDIESVTVLKGGPATALYGSRGGNGVIVYTTKSGKRGKTSVDVKSGITFESTYIAPILQNKYGGGSSTSFPEVEINGRKYSIAQYRVDESWGPKFENQLYLPWYAFDKENFPDDYLKEVPWKASENDVDSFFRTGITTSNSVAVTRSVQATNLRLSASTSKTDGIVPNSHLKKSTLSFNFNSKLSEKFKVDGGLNYVLTNGFNRQDQGYNDNSVSQKFYQWGQRQLDMKKLRDYKLSTGEQRTWNRTAWDDPTPKYSDNPYWIAYENTSEDKRHRFFGNVGLTYNIADNLYAVGNVYGDVYSFHVKEQVAVGSQAESYFKDIVRNSSDFNYEARLHFDPKMGDNFSLNSFVGVSRREARYNYVNGETVGGLLKPNYYNLANSIETPKATNYESWRRTNSVYGMVSLGFKEMLFVEATGRNDWFSTVSKPVFYPSVTGTFIFSSVIKPEWLSFGKVRLGWAQVGNDTGPYRLETYPTVSNPFLGSPRYSNPNTANNPNLLPEVKTTQEVGLELKLFKNRVGLDVTYYDTRTKDLILPLTTDPSTGYAYKYINAGSMQNQGIEVSLSATPVKTDNFSWDVTWNFAKNNNKLLELHPQMKVYQLSSFFSSTILNAVEGEPYGQLYTTNYRFHEGTGQPIVGSNGLYAKGKVESLGSVIPDYNMGLNNAFRYKNFDLSVLFDFQKGGKYFSTNHMFGMYSGMLKETAEGDIREQGIVLSGVTADGQPNTIAAKATDWAASHYSGVRAQSVFDATYLKLRNVSLSYTVNLPKNKHVKELVFSAYGRNLWTTGLDYKGIDPEQASYGSGNVQGIETGSLPSTRTYGMSVQIKL, encoded by the coding sequence ATGAAAGAAAAACTAATTTGGACAGTATCGTTATTTTTTCTGGCATTGCAATTTGCTTTCGCACAAGATAAAACGATAACTGGAACAGTAAAGGATGTGTCAGGTGTGCCTTTACCTGGCGTTACTGTTATGGTAAAAGGCTCGGCTCGTGGGGTTTCTACTGATTTTGATGGAAACTATAGCATTAAGGCGAAAAATGGTGATATTCTTCATTTTCTTGGTATAGGCTTGAAGTCTGTGGATAAGGCAGTTTCAGCTTCAACAAGCAAAATTGATGTAACAATGGAGGAAGAAGCTGAGCAATTGGAAGAAGTTGTGGTTACGGCTATGGGGGTTTCGCGTGACGAGAAATCCTTAGGTTATGCTACTCAAAAAGTTGAAGGTGATAGACTTTCCAAAGCTGGACAGCAAAACGCTATTAGTGCCTTGTCAGGAAATGTTGCGGGAGTGCAAGTTACGGCTTCTTCATCTATGGGAGGTTCAACGCGTATTACCATTCGTGGGGTTGGTTCTGTAACTGGTGATAACCGTCCGCTTATTGTTGTAGATGGTATTCCAATGAATAACAGTAACTATAACAATGAGAGAAATTTAGGCAGTGATTTGGGAGGGCGTGACTATGGTGATGCTTCGGCAGATATTAATCCTGATGATATTGAATCGGTTACTGTGCTTAAAGGTGGACCTGCAACGGCTCTTTATGGAAGTCGTGGAGGTAACGGGGTAATTGTTTACACCACAAAATCAGGTAAAAGAGGAAAAACCTCTGTTGATGTAAAATCAGGAATTACTTTTGAATCAACTTATATTGCTCCGATTTTACAAAATAAATACGGAGGAGGTTCTTCTACTTCTTTCCCTGAGGTTGAAATCAATGGAAGAAAATACAGCATCGCTCAGTACAGAGTTGATGAAAGCTGGGGACCTAAGTTTGAAAATCAGCTTTACTTGCCTTGGTACGCCTTCGACAAGGAAAATTTTCCGGATGATTATTTGAAAGAAGTACCTTGGAAAGCCTCTGAAAATGATGTGGATTCGTTTTTCCGCACAGGGATAACTACTTCTAATTCAGTGGCAGTTACACGCTCCGTTCAGGCAACGAATTTGCGTTTGTCAGCAAGTACGAGCAAAACAGACGGGATTGTGCCAAATTCGCATTTGAAAAAATCGACTTTGTCATTCAATTTTAATTCGAAATTAAGTGAAAAATTCAAAGTTGATGGAGGGTTGAATTATGTGCTGACTAACGGATTTAACCGCCAAGACCAAGGTTATAACGATAATTCAGTTTCTCAAAAATTTTACCAATGGGGACAACGCCAATTGGATATGAAAAAGTTACGTGATTACAAACTTTCAACAGGAGAGCAACGTACTTGGAACAGAACGGCTTGGGACGACCCAACACCTAAGTACTCCGATAACCCATATTGGATTGCTTATGAAAACACTTCTGAGGATAAACGTCATCGTTTCTTTGGAAATGTGGGCTTAACATACAACATTGCAGATAATTTGTATGCTGTGGGTAATGTTTATGGTGATGTGTATTCGTTCCACGTGAAGGAACAAGTAGCCGTAGGTTCGCAAGCAGAATCGTATTTTAAAGATATTGTTAGAAATTCTTCTGACTTTAACTACGAAGCACGTTTGCATTTTGATCCTAAAATGGGAGACAATTTCAGCTTAAATTCGTTTGTAGGGGTGTCACGCAGAGAAGCACGCTATAATTACGTGAATGGTGAAACTGTGGGTGGTTTATTAAAACCTAACTATTACAACTTAGCAAATAGTATTGAAACACCTAAAGCAACTAATTACGAAAGTTGGAGAAGAACCAACAGCGTTTACGGAATGGTTTCATTAGGCTTTAAAGAAATGTTATTTGTTGAAGCTACCGGAAGAAACGATTGGTTTTCAACAGTTTCTAAGCCTGTGTTCTATCCTTCCGTAACAGGAACATTTATATTCTCATCGGTAATTAAACCGGAATGGTTGTCTTTCGGTAAAGTGCGTTTAGGATGGGCACAAGTGGGTAATGACACTGGTCCGTACCGATTGGAAACCTACCCAACTGTAAGTAATCCTTTCTTAGGTTCACCACGTTATTCAAATCCAAATACGGCAAACAATCCGAATCTATTGCCAGAGGTTAAAACCACGCAAGAAGTTGGGTTAGAACTTAAATTGTTCAAAAACAGAGTAGGGCTTGATGTAACTTATTATGATACAAGAACTAAAGATTTGATTTTGCCATTAACTACCGACCCGTCAACAGGATATGCTTATAAGTATATCAATGCCGGTTCAATGCAAAATCAAGGTATTGAGGTTAGCTTGAGTGCTACGCCGGTGAAAACGGATAATTTTTCGTGGGATGTTACTTGGAACTTTGCCAAAAATAATAACAAATTGTTAGAGTTGCATCCGCAAATGAAAGTGTATCAGCTATCAAGCTTCTTTAGTAGCACAATCTTGAATGCTGTGGAAGGAGAGCCTTACGGACAGTTATATACTACCAATTACAGATTTCACGAAGGTACAGGGCAACCTATTGTTGGCTCAAACGGACTTTATGCCAAAGGAAAAGTAGAATCATTAGGCTCTGTAATTCCGGATTACAATATGGGGCTTAATAACGCATTCCGTTATAAAAACTTTGACCTTTCCGTATTGTTCGATTTCCAAAAAGGAGGAAAGTACTTCTCAACTAATCATATGTTTGGTATGTATTCGGGAATGCTTAAAGAAACTGCCGAAGGAGACATTCGTGAACAAGGTATTGTACTTAGTGGGGTAACCGCTGATGGGCAACCAAATACAATTGCAGCCAAGGCAACAGATTGGGCAGCAAGTCACTACTCGGGGGTTCGTGCACAAAGTGTTTTTGATGCTACTTATTTGAAATTGAGAAATGTGTCTTTGTCATATACTGTAAATTTACCGAAAAATAAACACGTAAAAGAGCTTGTTTTCTCGGCTTATGGTAGAAATTTATGGACAACAGGGCTTGATTACAAAGGTATTGACCCAGAGCAAGCCTCTTACGGAAGTGGAAACGTGCAAGGAATTGAAACCGGTTCATTACCATCAACAAGAACTTACGGTATGAGTGTTCAAATAAAACTATAA